One Brassica napus cultivar Da-Ae chromosome A5, Da-Ae, whole genome shotgun sequence DNA window includes the following coding sequences:
- the LOC106450673 gene encoding protein farnesyltransferase/geranylgeranyltransferase type-1 subunit alpha-like isoform X2 has translation MDYFRAIYRSDERSPRTLRLTEEALRLNSGNYTVWHFRRLVLEELDHDLYEELKFIESIAEDNSKNYKLWTKPMD, from the exons ATGGATTACTTCCGGGCGATTTACCGCTCCGACGAGCGTTCTCCTCGCACGCTGCGACTCACGGAAGAAGCTCTCCGCTTAAACTCCGGCAACTACACC GTGTGGCACTTCAGGCGCTTAGTACTGGAGGAGCTTGATCACGACTTGTATGAAGAGCTCAAGTTCATCGAAAGCATTGCTGAGGATAACTCTAAGAACTACAAGTTGTG
- the LOC106450673 gene encoding protein farnesyltransferase/geranylgeranyltransferase type-1 subunit alpha-like isoform X1, protein MDYFRAIYRSDERSPRTLRLTEEALRLNSGNYTVWHFRRLVLEELDHDLYEELKFIESIAEDNSKNYKLCSRTKPMD, encoded by the exons ATGGATTACTTCCGGGCGATTTACCGCTCCGACGAGCGTTCTCCTCGCACGCTGCGACTCACGGAAGAAGCTCTCCGCTTAAACTCCGGCAACTACACC GTGTGGCACTTCAGGCGCTTAGTACTGGAGGAGCTTGATCACGACTTGTATGAAGAGCTCAAGTTCATCGAAAGCATTGCTGAGGATAACTCTAAGAACTACAAGTTGTG